One Cryptomeria japonica chromosome 9, Sugi_1.0, whole genome shotgun sequence genomic window carries:
- the LOC131033520 gene encoding Golgi apparatus membrane protein-like protein ECHIDNA, with protein sequence MYLAQGAAIAFYILFSLFVDSFVIIFVVTVLLAALDFWVVKNISGRILVGLRWWNEINEQGQSIWKFESLDQDSLAHMNRKDSWLFWWTLYLNAAVWFALGIVSLIKFNIDYLLVVGVCLSLSIANIVGFTKCQKDAKKQVQNFASRTFVSHVTSKLQSGLGGLII encoded by the exons atgtaTCTGGCCCAGGGAGCAGCAATTGCGTTTTATATATTGTTCTCTCTGTTTGTGGATTCTTTTGTGATTATTTTCGTTGTAACTGTCCTGTTGGCTGCTCTTGACTTTTGGGTGGTCAAGAATATCAGTGGAAGAATTTTAGTTGGCCTGAGATGGTGGAATGAAATCAATGAGCAAGGGCAAAGTATATGGAAATTCGAATCTCTTGATCAGGAT TCATTAGCTCACATGAATAGGAAGGATTCTTGGCTCTTTTGGTGGACTCTTTATCTCAAT GCTGCTGTTTGGTTTGCACTGGGAATTGTATCCTTAATCAAGTTTAACATTGATTATCTTCTTGTGGTGGGAGTTTGTTTGAGCTTAAGCATTGCGAACATTGTTGGATTTACCAAATGCCAAAAAG ATGCGAAGAAACAGGTGCAGAATTTTGCATCTCGGACATTTGTTTCACATGTTACATCAAAGCTGCAGTCAGGTCTCGGTGGTTTGATTATATAA